In the Theobroma cacao cultivar B97-61/B2 chromosome 1, Criollo_cocoa_genome_V2, whole genome shotgun sequence genome, one interval contains:
- the LOC18611455 gene encoding protein SKIP34, whose product MCYGHQRSLSPNHHLDPPSRNDNALVVDNLRVRLAETEARLERARAREAELTRRLEEMKRFVSVMEILECYLKQRFREQQEYVARIFSSLPAK is encoded by the coding sequence TCTCACCGAACCACCATTTAGACCCCCCGTCTCGAAATGACAACGCGTTGGTGGTGGATAATCTCCGAGTCCGGCTCGCCGAGACGGAAGCTCGACTCGAACGAGCCAGGGCTCGAGAGGCCGAACTCACCCGACGACTCGAAGAAATGAAGCGATTCGTTTCCGTCATGGAGATCCTCGAGTGTTACCTCAAACAACGGTTTCGCGAGCAACAAGAATACGTTGCACGCATCTTCTCTTCGCTTCCTGCTAAATGA